From the genome of Halomonas sp. MCCC 1A13316, one region includes:
- a CDS encoding tripartite tricarboxylate transporter permease codes for MDMLSEVLELFLSLDNFLAIALGVVIGVVVGSIPGLTATMAVALALPFTFSMQPVAAILLLVGIYKGGMYGGSITAILIRTPGSPASACTLLDGYPMAQQGHAKKALKTALYSSVIADFISNIALIFFAAYLAKIALNFGAPEFFWLICFSLTIIISLASGSMIKGLLAALMGILLSLVGLDEVFGSQRLTFGNYNLMDSISFIPLLIGLFAIPEIIEFYRKKALPHIKAKANGAGLSLAELKRCLKSIIRGSLIGVIIGAIPGTGATAAAFISYSDARRRSPNRDNFGKGEVEGVAAAEAGNNGVAGATLIPLLSLGIPGDVITAIILGAFMVHGLTPGPLLFQENLPLIYALFIGIMFSSLVLLVVGNGAIRYFSLIADIPKEILFPIVLMFCVYGAYAVNNDTFDVWLMLGFGVLGYIFNRAAIPAAPFLIGFILGPMFEDNLRRSLLIGHNDLSIFVRGPITWVFIALTLGSILLALYRYITSRRQPSTSDTTRQTP; via the coding sequence ATGGATATGTTGTCGGAAGTTCTCGAGCTCTTCCTCAGCCTGGACAACTTCCTGGCCATTGCGCTGGGCGTTGTCATCGGTGTGGTGGTGGGCTCCATTCCCGGCCTGACCGCTACCATGGCGGTGGCCCTGGCGCTGCCGTTCACCTTTTCCATGCAGCCGGTGGCAGCCATTTTGCTGCTGGTGGGTATCTACAAGGGCGGCATGTACGGCGGTTCGATCACCGCCATCCTGATCCGCACGCCGGGTTCGCCGGCTTCCGCCTGTACGCTGCTTGACGGATACCCCATGGCCCAGCAGGGCCATGCCAAGAAGGCGCTCAAGACGGCACTCTACTCCTCGGTGATCGCCGATTTCATCTCCAATATTGCGCTGATTTTCTTTGCCGCCTACCTGGCCAAGATCGCGCTGAACTTCGGTGCCCCCGAGTTCTTCTGGCTGATCTGCTTCTCGCTGACCATCATCATCTCGCTGGCCAGCGGTTCGATGATCAAGGGGCTGCTCGCCGCGCTGATGGGCATCCTGCTTTCGCTGGTGGGGCTGGACGAAGTCTTCGGCTCCCAGCGGCTGACCTTTGGCAACTACAATCTGATGGACTCGATCTCGTTCATCCCGTTGCTGATCGGGCTATTCGCCATTCCCGAGATCATCGAGTTCTATCGCAAGAAGGCGCTGCCGCACATCAAGGCAAAGGCCAACGGTGCGGGCCTCTCGCTGGCCGAGCTGAAGCGTTGCCTGAAGAGTATCATCCGCGGCAGCCTGATCGGCGTGATCATCGGCGCCATTCCCGGAACCGGGGCCACGGCTGCGGCCTTCATTTCCTACAGCGACGCCCGTCGCCGCTCGCCCAATCGCGACAACTTCGGCAAAGGCGAGGTGGAAGGCGTGGCCGCGGCCGAGGCGGGCAACAACGGCGTGGCCGGGGCAACCCTGATTCCGCTGCTGTCACTGGGCATTCCGGGGGACGTGATTACCGCCATCATTCTCGGCGCTTTCATGGTGCATGGCCTGACGCCGGGTCCGCTGCTGTTCCAGGAGAACCTGCCGCTGATCTACGCCCTGTTCATTGGCATCATGTTCAGTTCGCTGGTGCTGCTGGTGGTGGGCAACGGCGCGATCAGGTACTTCTCGCTGATTGCGGACATTCCCAAGGAAATCCTCTTTCCCATCGTGTTGATGTTTTGCGTCTACGGTGCCTATGCCGTGAACAACGACACCTTTGACGTGTGGCTGATGCTGGGTTTCGGCGTGCTGGGCTACATCTTCAATCGCGCTGCGATTCCGGCTGCCCCCTTCCTGATCGGCTTCATCCTCGGGCCGATGTTCGAGGACAACCTGCGTCGCTCGCTGTTGATCGGCCACAACGATCTCTCGATCTTCGTGCGCGGCCCGATCACCTGGGTTTTCATCGCTCTGACGCTGGGCTCGATCCTGCTGGCGCTCTACCGTTACATCACCTCGCGTCGGCAGCCATCAACCAGCGACACGACGCGGCAGACGCCGTGA
- a CDS encoding tripartite tricarboxylate transporter TctB family protein, translating into MSTSFPKPVRALRDPGDVLAGCMLLAASIVLLFYLIPNFIAEPPILQNPMMSPRWLPRIVGWLMLGFSCLLIVQGLLVDNTNKEDGRRIERGPRLRFAMMVVALVVYVGLVRGAGCCDQRHSVYPDSVCRTSGQDLVGLWPGVRISRRCHLPVREDHERTAAADAILMTGARSHPRLR; encoded by the coding sequence ATGTCGACCTCGTTTCCCAAGCCTGTCAGGGCGCTCCGCGACCCCGGAGATGTTCTTGCAGGGTGTATGCTGCTGGCTGCCTCCATCGTACTGCTGTTCTACCTGATTCCGAACTTTATCGCCGAGCCGCCCATCCTGCAGAACCCGATGATGTCACCACGCTGGCTGCCGCGCATCGTAGGCTGGCTGATGCTCGGGTTCTCCTGCCTCCTGATCGTACAGGGGCTGCTGGTCGACAATACCAACAAGGAAGACGGCCGGCGCATCGAAAGGGGCCCTCGGCTGCGCTTCGCCATGATGGTGGTAGCCCTGGTCGTCTATGTAGGCCTGGTTCGAGGCGCTGGGTGCTGTGATCAGCGGCATTCTGTCTACCCTGATTCTGTTTGCCGCACATCCGGTCAGGACCTGGTGGGTCTATGGCCTGGCGTTCGTATTTCCCGCCGCTGTCACCTTCCTGTTCGTGAAGATCATGAACGTACCGCTGCCGCTGATGCCATTCTGATGACAGGCGCTCGCTCTCACCCCCGTCTTCGGTGA
- a CDS encoding Bug family tripartite tricarboxylate transporter substrate binding protein, with amino-acid sequence MTSLLRKACLAACSGGLAIAMSVSTAHANEWPTDDVRLVVPYAPGGTTDVLSRRVADLLQEELDANVVVENRPGAGSTVATGRLARGGRDADHTILMASPGHTIGAAIYPDLAYDPVEDFVFLQNLIDIPNVMVVPADSPYDSVEEFVEAAREQDMTFSHSGVGSSIHMSGELFKTLTETNLTAVPFAGSGAALPALLGGDVDVSFENMPTVLSHIESGDLKALAVTSAERSEHLPDVPTLTEIGEYNLDQFVTTAWFGLIAHESFPQEAQDAMREALDAVMQREEFVNFANQLGAEPGQVAGEEYKQFIAQEVERWQGVAEQAGISQ; translated from the coding sequence ATGACGAGTTTACTCAGGAAGGCATGCCTGGCCGCATGCAGCGGTGGTCTGGCTATCGCGATGTCCGTTTCGACGGCCCATGCTAACGAGTGGCCGACCGACGATGTACGACTTGTCGTCCCCTATGCCCCGGGTGGCACCACCGACGTGCTGTCGCGTCGCGTTGCCGATCTGCTTCAGGAGGAACTGGACGCCAACGTGGTGGTCGAGAATCGCCCCGGCGCGGGCTCCACCGTGGCCACCGGTCGCCTGGCACGCGGCGGACGTGACGCCGACCACACCATCCTGATGGCATCGCCAGGTCACACCATCGGCGCGGCGATCTATCCCGATCTGGCTTACGACCCGGTCGAGGATTTCGTCTTCCTTCAGAACCTGATCGACATCCCCAACGTTATGGTGGTGCCGGCCGACAGCCCCTATGACAGCGTCGAGGAGTTCGTCGAAGCGGCGCGCGAGCAGGACATGACCTTTAGCCATAGTGGGGTGGGCAGCTCCATCCATATGTCGGGCGAGCTGTTCAAGACGCTGACCGAGACCAATCTGACGGCCGTTCCGTTTGCCGGTAGCGGCGCGGCTCTGCCGGCACTGCTGGGCGGAGACGTCGATGTCTCCTTCGAGAACATGCCGACCGTGCTCTCGCACATCGAATCCGGCGATCTCAAGGCCCTGGCGGTGACCTCCGCCGAGCGCTCCGAGCACCTGCCGGACGTGCCGACCCTGACCGAGATCGGTGAATACAACCTCGACCAGTTCGTGACCACCGCCTGGTTCGGCCTGATTGCCCATGAGTCCTTCCCCCAGGAAGCCCAGGACGCCATGCGCGAAGCGCTCGATGCCGTGATGCAGCGCGAGGAGTTCGTGAACTTTGCGAATCAGCTGGGCGCCGAGCCGGGCCAAGTGGCCGGCGAAGAGTACAAGCAGTTCATTGCGCAAGAAGTCGAGCGCTGGCAGGGTGTTGCCGAACAGGCCGGCATCAGCCAGTAA
- the pobA gene encoding 4-hydroxybenzoate 3-monooxygenase has product MKTQVAIIGAGPSGLLLGQLLSRQGIDNVILERKSGEYVLSRIRAGVLEQGMVDLLREAGVDRRMDEEGEIHDGVELAFDNRRVRVELAGLTGGKTVMVYGQTEVTRDLMEAREESGGTTFYEADNVQPHDLESDSPYITFDKDGETLRLDCDFVAGCDGFHGVSRRSIPADRIKEFEKVYPFGWLGVLSDTPPVADELIYARHERGFALCSMRSPTRSRYYVQVPLDEKVEEWSDERFWEELKRRIPDDVAAKLVTGPSIEKSIAPLRSFVVEPMQYGKLFLVGDAAHIVPPTGAKGLNLAASDVNTLYRLMVKVYHEGRTDLIPNYSQTCLKRIWKAERFSWWMTSLLHKFSDEEDFETRMQQAELDYLTSSEAGLKTIAENYVGLPYESLE; this is encoded by the coding sequence ATGAAGACCCAGGTAGCCATCATCGGTGCCGGCCCCTCCGGGCTGCTGCTCGGCCAACTGCTGAGCCGCCAAGGCATCGACAACGTCATTCTCGAACGCAAGAGCGGCGAGTACGTGCTCAGCCGCATTCGGGCCGGCGTGCTGGAACAGGGTATGGTCGACCTGCTGCGCGAGGCCGGGGTCGACCGTCGCATGGATGAGGAGGGTGAGATCCATGACGGCGTCGAGCTGGCCTTCGACAACCGCCGGGTGCGGGTCGAACTGGCCGGGCTGACCGGCGGCAAGACCGTGATGGTATACGGCCAGACCGAGGTGACCCGCGACCTGATGGAAGCACGCGAGGAGAGCGGCGGCACGACCTTCTACGAGGCCGACAACGTCCAGCCCCACGATCTCGAGTCCGACAGCCCCTATATCACCTTCGACAAGGACGGCGAAACGCTGCGCCTCGATTGCGACTTCGTGGCGGGCTGCGATGGCTTCCACGGTGTCTCGCGCCGGTCGATCCCGGCGGACCGCATCAAGGAATTCGAGAAGGTCTACCCGTTCGGCTGGCTGGGCGTGCTTTCTGACACCCCACCGGTCGCCGACGAGCTGATCTACGCTCGCCACGAGCGCGGCTTCGCCCTGTGCAGCATGCGCTCACCGACACGCAGCCGCTATTACGTGCAGGTGCCGCTCGACGAGAAGGTCGAGGAGTGGTCCGACGAGCGCTTCTGGGAGGAGCTCAAACGGCGGATTCCCGACGACGTGGCCGCCAAGCTGGTTACCGGCCCCTCGATCGAGAAGAGCATCGCCCCGCTGCGCAGCTTCGTGGTCGAACCCATGCAGTACGGCAAGTTGTTCCTGGTGGGTGACGCCGCGCACATCGTGCCGCCCACCGGGGCCAAAGGACTCAATCTCGCCGCCAGCGACGTCAACACACTCTACCGTCTGATGGTCAAGGTCTACCACGAAGGCCGCACCGACCTGATTCCCAACTACTCGCAGACCTGCCTCAAACGCATCTGGAAGGCCGAGCGCTTCTCCTGGTGGATGACCTCGCTGCTGCACAAGTTTTCCGACGAGGAGGATTTCGAGACCCGCATGCAGCAGGCCGAACTCGACTATTTGACCTCGTCGGAAGCGGGCCTGAAGACCATCGCCGAGAACTACGTCGGCCTGCCCTACGAGTCGCTGGAGTAA
- a CDS encoding helix-turn-helix domain-containing protein, which produces MSRPVQAPVPVFKLYGETHHWPTPDLLHCESIPERSRLHDWHIRPHRHADLVHVLHIASGQVELELEGTQHALQGPLVIVVPALTIHGFRFSQDIEGHIVTLAQPLAEQLGQRLEEQASVLRHAEYHRLEPPRKARRLATLVEQIDAEYRQPAPGRERMLDALVQALAVELSRLDSHRLHDSAPGLHQRDRGHERLASFQALIEAQYRQQPSIERFAEQLGMSSAHLNALCRRLADRSALQLLHERLLLEAKRQLTYTNMTISQVADSLGFSEPAYFTRFFKRNTGFSPRDFRLRQHAAEPQKQDAPGQAS; this is translated from the coding sequence ATGTCCCGACCAGTGCAGGCCCCGGTTCCCGTTTTCAAGCTCTACGGCGAGACACATCACTGGCCGACGCCGGACCTGCTGCACTGCGAGTCGATTCCCGAGCGCAGCCGGCTGCACGATTGGCACATCCGTCCCCATCGACATGCCGACCTGGTCCACGTACTGCACATCGCCAGCGGGCAAGTCGAGCTTGAGCTGGAGGGCACGCAGCACGCCCTGCAAGGGCCGCTGGTCATCGTGGTGCCAGCGTTGACCATCCATGGCTTTCGCTTCTCGCAGGATATCGAGGGGCACATCGTCACCCTGGCCCAACCGCTGGCCGAGCAGCTCGGCCAGCGGTTGGAGGAGCAGGCCAGCGTGCTGCGCCATGCCGAATACCATCGGCTCGAGCCACCGCGAAAGGCCCGCCGCCTGGCTACCCTGGTGGAACAGATCGATGCCGAGTACCGCCAGCCTGCGCCGGGGCGCGAGCGCATGCTGGACGCGCTGGTTCAGGCCCTGGCGGTAGAGCTTTCACGCCTGGATTCCCACCGTCTGCATGACTCCGCCCCCGGCCTGCACCAGCGCGACCGCGGGCACGAACGGCTGGCGAGCTTCCAGGCGCTGATCGAGGCGCAGTACCGTCAGCAGCCCAGTATCGAGCGGTTCGCCGAACAGCTCGGCATGAGCAGCGCGCACCTCAACGCCCTGTGCCGCCGCCTGGCCGATCGCAGCGCACTGCAGCTGCTGCATGAACGTCTGCTGCTGGAGGCCAAGCGCCAGCTGACCTATACCAACATGACCATCAGCCAGGTCGCCGACAGCCTCGGCTTCTCCGAGCCGGCCTACTTCACCCGCTTCTTCAAGCGCAACACCGGCTTTTCACCGCGGGATTTCCGGCTACGGCAGCACGCGGCGGAACCGCAGAAACAGGACGCCCCCGGTCAGGCGAGCTGA
- a CDS encoding TRAP transporter large permease: MGSEMIGAIGLGMLLVLMVLRVPVALTMLTAGVVGFAQVISWDAAIAQVKTVPVEVLSNYSFSAVPMFVLMGVLAAHSGMAGKLFDSARSICGGWKGGLAISAIGSCGVFSAISGSSLATASTMTRVALPEMERYGYNRGLATGALAAGGTLGIMIPPSIALLIYAILTEQSVGDMFMAGLVPGLMGLVMYALTVSVVMRLRPSLAVAGEPTPWKEKLLSLGGLVPFFAVFLVMILGIYFGAFTPTEGASVGAFATLLYALFKGMRWSGLWHSVQETLALSAVVFFMLVGAETLGYFISVSRISFSISDFLYGADLAPMVVVLCILLLYFVLGMFMDSIAMLVITVPVVYPIIQSLGIDPVWFGIITVLTVELGLITPPVGMNVFVIKAMAPHVGLGEIFRGVAPFIVSDFIRLALLVAFPVLTTLFLL; encoded by the coding sequence ATGGGGAGTGAGATGATCGGTGCCATCGGCCTCGGCATGCTGTTGGTGCTGATGGTACTGCGCGTACCCGTGGCACTGACCATGCTGACGGCCGGGGTGGTGGGCTTCGCCCAGGTGATCAGTTGGGATGCGGCCATCGCCCAGGTCAAGACGGTGCCGGTGGAAGTGCTCTCCAACTACAGCTTCAGCGCCGTGCCGATGTTCGTCCTGATGGGCGTGCTGGCGGCGCACTCCGGCATGGCCGGCAAGCTATTCGACTCTGCACGCAGCATCTGCGGCGGCTGGAAAGGTGGGCTGGCGATTTCTGCCATTGGCTCATGCGGGGTCTTCTCGGCGATCTCCGGTTCGTCGCTGGCCACCGCCAGCACCATGACCCGTGTGGCGCTGCCGGAGATGGAACGCTACGGCTACAACCGTGGCCTGGCCACCGGGGCGCTGGCCGCCGGCGGCACGCTCGGCATCATGATCCCGCCCTCCATCGCGCTGCTGATCTACGCCATCCTCACCGAACAATCGGTAGGCGACATGTTCATGGCCGGCCTGGTGCCGGGGCTGATGGGGCTGGTGATGTACGCGCTCACGGTCAGTGTGGTGATGCGCCTGCGCCCCTCCCTGGCGGTGGCCGGCGAGCCCACGCCATGGAAGGAGAAGCTGCTCTCGCTGGGTGGTCTGGTACCCTTCTTCGCGGTGTTCCTGGTGATGATCCTGGGCATCTACTTCGGCGCCTTCACGCCCACCGAGGGGGCCAGCGTCGGCGCCTTCGCCACGCTGCTCTACGCCCTGTTCAAGGGCATGCGCTGGAGCGGGCTGTGGCACAGCGTGCAGGAGACCCTGGCGCTCTCCGCGGTGGTGTTCTTCATGCTGGTGGGGGCCGAGACCCTGGGCTACTTCATCTCGGTGTCGCGTATCTCGTTCTCGATCAGCGACTTCCTCTACGGCGCGGACCTGGCCCCGATGGTGGTGGTGCTTTGCATCCTGCTGCTGTATTTCGTGCTGGGCATGTTCATGGATTCCATCGCCATGCTGGTGATCACCGTGCCGGTGGTGTACCCGATCATCCAGTCGCTGGGCATCGATCCGGTGTGGTTCGGCATCATCACGGTGCTGACGGTGGAGCTCGGGCTGATCACCCCGCCGGTGGGAATGAACGTGTTCGTGATCAAGGCCATGGCGCCCCACGTTGGGCTGGGCGAGATCTTCCGCGGTGTGGCGCCGTTCATCGTCTCGGATTTCATCCGCCTGGCACTATTGGTGGCTTTCCCGGTGCTGACGACGCTGTTCCTGCTCTAA
- a CDS encoding TRAP transporter small permease: protein MRAFLERASHWLALVCRVVAGVALLALLTVTIADVGTRYLYRLTEGAIALRVSGSVELVSYLMLCALLAAMAANVERSQVVVEAFSHGLAPAIKHRLHGFYLLGFAVLGLVLFLGLLESAAAAASHGEVTQDLRLPMGPIYQAAAVLSLLLGVRSLIHALLGAVFGAEQEVSHGE from the coding sequence ATGCGGGCTTTCCTCGAACGGGCCAGCCACTGGCTGGCCCTCGTCTGTCGCGTCGTCGCCGGTGTCGCCTTGCTGGCGCTGCTGACGGTGACCATTGCCGATGTCGGCACCCGCTACCTTTATCGTCTTACCGAGGGCGCCATCGCCCTGCGCGTCTCGGGCAGCGTGGAGCTGGTGAGCTACCTGATGCTGTGTGCGCTGCTGGCGGCCATGGCGGCCAATGTTGAGCGCAGCCAGGTAGTGGTGGAAGCCTTCTCCCATGGCCTCGCCCCTGCCATCAAGCATCGCCTGCACGGTTTCTATCTGCTGGGCTTCGCCGTGCTGGGCCTGGTGCTTTTCCTCGGCCTGCTCGAGTCGGCCGCGGCGGCGGCTAGTCACGGCGAGGTCACCCAGGACCTGCGTCTGCCGATGGGTCCCATCTACCAGGCGGCCGCGGTGCTCAGCCTGCTGCTGGGCGTGCGCAGCCTGATCCATGCGCTGCTCGGGGCCGTCTTCGGCGCCGAACAGGAGGTGTCCCATGGGGAGTGA
- a CDS encoding TRAP transporter substrate-binding protein, protein MNRILTRCLLAASIASLTAASAQAATTLRMAHFWPGASGINQDIFEAWADTIEEESGGELRVEMFPSGTLAKPDAIYEAVGNGIADIGATAQGYTAGRFPLSQIVELPGVAGTATQGACVLQTLYDEGHLEEEYGDTRPLFMFTTGPGGIHTIDTDVQVPSDLEGLRIRRPTAVAGEMLENMGANPVGMPAPEIYTAMQRGVVDGLSFPWEGLKGFRINELVNYHTEVPFYTLIFVATMSQRTYDGLSPEQQAVIDANSGMKWAENAGAVFDRLDVEGKQEARDAGHTIREIENPLENPDWQGPLQDGIESYLTQVEERGLPAREVYEAALAASESCASDQG, encoded by the coding sequence ATGAACCGTATCCTGACGCGCTGTCTGCTGGCAGCATCCATTGCCAGCCTCACCGCTGCTTCGGCGCAAGCCGCGACCACCCTGCGCATGGCCCACTTCTGGCCGGGTGCGTCGGGCATCAACCAGGACATCTTCGAGGCCTGGGCCGACACCATCGAGGAGGAGTCCGGCGGCGAGCTGCGCGTCGAGATGTTCCCCTCCGGCACCCTGGCCAAGCCCGACGCCATCTACGAGGCGGTAGGCAACGGCATCGCCGACATCGGCGCCACGGCACAAGGCTACACCGCCGGTCGTTTCCCGCTGTCGCAGATCGTCGAACTGCCGGGCGTGGCGGGCACTGCCACCCAGGGCGCCTGCGTGCTCCAGACCCTCTACGACGAAGGCCATCTCGAGGAGGAGTATGGCGATACGCGGCCGCTGTTCATGTTCACCACCGGACCGGGCGGGATCCACACCATCGACACCGACGTGCAGGTGCCGTCCGACCTCGAGGGCCTGCGCATTCGTCGCCCCACCGCCGTGGCCGGCGAGATGCTCGAGAACATGGGCGCCAACCCCGTGGGCATGCCGGCGCCGGAAATCTACACTGCCATGCAGCGCGGCGTGGTCGATGGCCTGAGCTTCCCGTGGGAGGGCCTAAAAGGCTTCCGTATCAACGAGCTGGTCAATTACCACACCGAGGTTCCGTTCTATACGCTGATCTTCGTCGCCACCATGAGCCAGCGCACCTATGACGGGCTGAGCCCCGAGCAGCAGGCCGTGATCGACGCCAACTCCGGCATGAAGTGGGCCGAGAACGCCGGCGCCGTCTTCGACCGGCTCGACGTCGAGGGCAAGCAGGAGGCCAGGGATGCCGGCCACACCATCCGCGAGATCGAGAATCCGCTGGAGAATCCGGACTGGCAGGGGCCGCTCCAGGACGGCATCGAGAGCTACCTGACCCAGGTCGAAGAGCGCGGTCTTCCGGCCCGTGAGGTCTACGAAGCCGCGCTTGCCGCCAGCGAGTCCTGCGCGAGCGATCAGGGGTAA
- a CDS encoding GntR family transcriptional regulator — MSNSDKSVVSRLRKLIGEGTYRPGERLGEVAVSEQLGVSRTPVRLAFRTLEQEGLLQRAGKRGFMVREFTEADVFCAVEVRGVLEGLAARRLAEQGLSQALDAELEDWIQRGRELLAKGFLEERDVDAWSELNRHFHEAIVGSAGSPVIGDAIARNNHLPFAAADSIVIDSEALDREFRKLQLAQVQHELVVQALRHGEGARAEMLMREHAFIGLRYGELLGA, encoded by the coding sequence GTGAGCAATAGCGACAAGAGTGTGGTGAGCCGGCTGCGCAAGCTGATCGGTGAGGGAACCTACCGGCCGGGCGAACGCCTCGGGGAGGTGGCGGTGTCGGAACAGCTGGGCGTCTCGCGGACCCCGGTGCGCCTGGCCTTCCGCACCCTGGAACAGGAGGGGTTGCTGCAGCGGGCCGGCAAGCGCGGCTTCATGGTGCGGGAGTTCACCGAGGCCGACGTGTTCTGTGCCGTCGAGGTCCGCGGGGTACTGGAGGGGCTGGCGGCGCGGCGTCTGGCCGAGCAGGGGCTTTCCCAGGCGCTGGATGCCGAACTAGAAGATTGGATCCAAAGAGGGAGGGAGCTATTGGCCAAGGGGTTCCTGGAGGAGCGCGACGTCGACGCCTGGAGCGAGCTCAATCGCCACTTCCACGAGGCCATCGTCGGCTCGGCCGGCAGCCCGGTGATCGGCGATGCCATCGCCCGTAACAATCACCTGCCCTTTGCCGCCGCGGACTCCATCGTCATCGACAGCGAGGCGCTGGATCGTGAATTCCGCAAGCTGCAGCTGGCCCAGGTGCAGCATGAACTGGTGGTCCAGGCGCTGCGCCACGGTGAGGGTGCCCGGGCCGAGATGCTGATGCGCGAACACGCCTTCATTGGTCTGCGCTATGGGGAGTTGTTGGGTGCGTGA
- a CDS encoding aromatic ring-hydroxylating dioxygenase subunit alpha translates to MTHQVPSPHAPYPKNTWYVACTPDEIEDKPLGRTICNEPIVFFRGDEGRVAAVEDFCPHRGAPLSLGFVRDGKLVCGYHGLEMGCNGKCAGMPGQRVRGFPSIHAYPVEERHGFVWLWPGDPDKADPDLIPELHWADSPDWAYGGGLYHVRCEYRLMIDNLMDLTHETYVHASSIGQPEIEEAAPETRVDGDEVITSRHMENIPAPPFWQAALRGCGLADDVPVDRWQICRFTPPSHVHIDVGVAHAGNGGYDAPAEVKASSIVVDFITPETDTSIWYFWGMARNFKPEDAELTAKIREGQGKIFSEDLEMLEAQQRNLLRYPERQLLKLNIDGGGVQARRIIDRLLVEEQEADKEGATA, encoded by the coding sequence GTGACTCACCAAGTCCCCTCCCCCCACGCCCCTTATCCCAAGAATACCTGGTACGTCGCCTGCACCCCGGACGAGATCGAGGACAAACCGCTGGGACGCACCATCTGCAACGAGCCGATCGTCTTCTTCCGTGGCGACGAAGGCCGCGTGGCCGCAGTGGAGGACTTCTGCCCCCACCGCGGGGCCCCACTGTCGCTGGGCTTCGTGCGCGACGGCAAGCTGGTCTGCGGTTACCACGGCCTGGAGATGGGCTGCAACGGCAAGTGCGCCGGCATGCCGGGCCAGCGGGTGCGCGGCTTCCCCAGCATCCACGCCTACCCGGTGGAGGAGCGCCACGGCTTCGTGTGGCTCTGGCCGGGCGACCCGGACAAGGCCGACCCTGACCTGATCCCCGAACTGCACTGGGCCGACAGCCCCGACTGGGCCTACGGCGGCGGGCTCTACCACGTCCGCTGCGAATACCGCCTGATGATAGACAACCTCATGGACCTGACCCATGAGACCTATGTGCACGCCTCGAGCATCGGCCAGCCGGAGATCGAGGAGGCCGCTCCCGAGACTCGCGTCGACGGCGACGAGGTCATCACCAGCCGGCACATGGAGAACATCCCGGCACCGCCCTTCTGGCAGGCGGCGCTACGCGGCTGCGGCCTGGCCGACGACGTGCCGGTGGACCGCTGGCAGATCTGCCGCTTCACCCCGCCGAGCCACGTGCACATCGACGTGGGCGTGGCCCATGCCGGAAACGGCGGCTATGACGCCCCGGCGGAGGTCAAGGCGTCGAGCATCGTGGTGGACTTCATCACTCCCGAGACCGACACCTCGATCTGGTACTTCTGGGGCATGGCGCGCAACTTCAAGCCCGAGGACGCCGAACTCACCGCCAAGATAAGAGAAGGACAGGGCAAGATATTCTCCGAGGACCTGGAGATGCTCGAGGCCCAGCAGCGCAACCTGCTGCGCTACCCGGAGCGTCAGCTGCTCAAGCTCAACATCGACGGCGGCGGTGTCCAGGCGCGACGCATCATCGACCGGCTCCTCGTCGAAGAGCAGGAAGCCGATAAAGAGGGAGCCACGGCATGA